The DNA window TCAAAAAATTAACAGTGTTTTCATTCCAAAATAGACAAGAACTTAGATTAACCTtcagaaaaaaagaaggaaaaaaaaaagaaacaagaacAAAACATCCTAGTTAAAATTTAACGGTTACCAACTGTGTCTAAGGGTGTTTGTGTTGTTGATGCCTAACACtgtgttgatgttgatgttgaaGTTGATGATTTTTGCTATTAGCACCACCGGATGTAGATTCTCTTTTCTGAGGTGAGGAAAAAAGCTGGCCGAACCCAAAAACCGAACCGGATTTTGAACCGCCTCTTAAAGAACAAACCGGAACATTAAGAACCGGAGTGACCCGGACATTGGCTGAATACGACCGTTCCATTCCACGATGCTTGAACCGGGGCCCGCCCGTGAAACTCCCGGGACTACTCGAGCTGCGTTCTAAGCTCTGAAACACGATTTTTCCGGATGAGTTTAGTCTAGGGCTATCCACTGAAGCTCCCCTGCACCCTTGCGTAGTGGATGATTCCATCCGGATCGGGCTTCTTCCAGagcggttgttgttgttgctgttgctgTTGCTGTTGTGTTGATCTGGTTTGTTTCCGTCGAAGGAGGATGCTCGTGGTTTGACTAACCGGATCCTTGGATTCGGGTTCGGGTTTTGGTTCGAGTGACGGTGGATGGAAATCGGGTTAGGTTTTTCTGAATCGAGGGAGAGACGAGGGAGATCGTCGTGGTCGTGGCTTGAAGATGAGGAGGAGAGTGAGAGACGAGAAGAGATCGAGAGTGATTCGTTGTCGGAGTCTCTCAGTAGAGGAAGACTGAGGGAACTGTTGTCTGATGAGGATGTTGTTTTGCTGTTACGGTTGAGGAGGTGTTTGAATTTGTTGGACGGAGAAGATGAAGTCGCCGgtgatgtttttgttgttgtggtggtggtgGAGGTGGAGCTGTTGTAGAGTTTTTTGAGGCCGAGGAGGTCTTTCCAGCGGCTGGAACAGCGAGGTGCTTTGGGAGAGAAGAGAATGGGGTCGGAGGTTGTTATGGAAGCAATGGAGGCGGTGGCTTTTTTGGGGGAAGTGGTGGCGGAGATGGAGGTGGTTGGTTTGAAGTGGAGAGGGACGAGTTTCCCGTCGGAGAAGAGCTGGTCGGCGGGAAGCATGGTGACGGGATCTTGGAGACGGAACTCGAAGTCGGGTTCGGGATCCCATGAGAAGAAGGGCTCAGGTGACATTCCGATGTTGTTGATGCAGGCGGAAGCCATTGTGGATCATGCACTGTTGCACTGTATGAGTTTGTTTATTCAGAGAAATAGATAGATACAAAAAGAACGATATATAGTTATATAGATGAGGGAGTAGTGGTGGATGATgctatgtttgtttgtttgattgatGGGAAGAAAAAGAGAGGGAggaggtggttgttgttgttgtaagttGTGACGGGTACGGTGGGATATA is part of the Vicia villosa cultivar HV-30 ecotype Madison, WI unplaced genomic scaffold, Vvil1.0 ctg.000189F_1_1, whole genome shotgun sequence genome and encodes:
- the LOC131625156 gene encoding uncharacterized protein LOC131625156, coding for MASACINNIGMSPEPFFSWDPEPDFEFRLQDPVTMLPADQLFSDGKLVPLHFKPTTSISATTSPKKATASIASITTSDPILFSPKAPRCSSRWKDLLGLKKLYNSSTSTTTTTTKTSPATSSSPSNKFKHLLNRNSKTTSSSDNSSLSLPLLRDSDNESLSISSRLSLSSSSSSHDHDDLPRLSLDSEKPNPISIHRHSNQNPNPNPRIRLVKPRASSFDGNKPDQHNSNSNSNNNNRSGRSPIRMESSTTQGCRGASVDSPRLNSSGKIVFQSLERSSSSPGSFTGGPRFKHRGMERSYSANVRVTPVLNVPVCSLRGGSKSGSVFGFGQLFSSPQKRESTSGGANSKNHQLQHQHQHSVRHQQHKHP